The Brassica rapa cultivar Chiifu-401-42 chromosome A10, CAAS_Brap_v3.01, whole genome shotgun sequence genome segment CTGTGGAGCTTCTGCAAAGGTTTAGGATGCAAGAGTTTGCAGAAGGGAACTTTCACCCATTTGAATGTACCCAGAGCTAAAAAAACAGGATGGGGACTGTATATGTAAAAGGGAAAGCTTGCTTTGTGAAGGTGCTGGTGGAGTATCAATGGCTTtgaattttaataatgaaaaataaagtcTGTGACTAAGTTTTCAAATTCAGCAAAAGCTTTCTCCCTGTAAAACTCATCGACAGCTTCCTTTTAGCCTTTTTTTCACTTGTGTTGTATACTGTATAGTGCGATATTTACTTCTTCTGGGTGCAAGTTATCAATCTCCTCTCTTTTGAaatttcgttttattttttgttctgttTCGTTTGGAGAGACACACCACAAGGGTCAAGGGTGTGTGTGTCCGATCTTCGTGTTTAATATTGATTGTTAGTATAAATTATGACCAGCTATACTTTTAACTTTTCACGGATCCCACCTACGTGCTTCTGCATTACTAGATTTTCTTGATGTTATTATTATTGGTTAATGGTTTGTAACGTACGAATTCCTAACTAATCGTTCTAAAACATTCTTTACTAAACgcaatatgtatatttattgttGAGATGGTTGTTTATTGAGCCTCACAAAACAAGAAACATGTCTTCAACTTTTACGGTTTCCTTTTGGTTGAGAATTTATAAAGTATGAAGTTTCTTATTTGTATATTGTAAGAGAGCTCTttatctttctctttctttttaatataatttatatgcgATGTCAGCTTTTCTTTCGGATATGAAGGCATGTGATAAAGTAAGTATATGCATGAACCGTATCATGAtactaaaaatgttttttttttcaaatttaattttcttttctcaaacaCTTTTGAAGACATTTGTCATTGATATTTTCtctaatagttatataaaagattgagatgatttGAGTTACTAAATATATGCATATTACAAATGATCTTCACCTATCTATATAAAAGTTAGGTAAATATGCTAGTTTATGAAAATGATGTTAAATTAagctttaaaatttatatacgaAAGGTTGGGTGGAACTACCTAATAAGATAAGGGACAAAAGGCATTAGACCGTTGGAGAGAATTATTGACATTATTTTAAGGTGTGTTTAGAAGTTTTTGTCAATAATTGATATATTCTTGAGAGTTACTTGAAACCCTACTCCTTTTTCTTCGACTGTATTAATTACTATTGCTCATAATAAtagttattaattttatgacGTCGAAGGAAAAATATATTCTTTACAGGAAATGTGTAAACTATAGTCTATAGCATTCTAGCTATCGACTAAAGCAGCTTACAAAAAGAAGAGACATCTTATTCTTTATCTGATGATAACAAAATATTAGACGTATCATAAGCATTTACCAGTTTAGCTATTCATTATTCAGGTTTAGTCTATTCCATTTGACGTTGGTGGTTTTACActcatttttcatataaatttgtttattacagcaacaataaatttttctttgttattaGTGGTAAATTGTATACCAAATGAGGTGATGTAAATTGTATATTATCAAGTATTCTTATAAATAACGTATCTTATATTCATTTTTTGACCTAGTTGGGAAAATAATTAGCAAATGAAGAAAATTCAACTCAAACGACCATGTCTGGATCCTTTTAACTCAGGTGCTGCAACTAGAAAATATCTTTGTCCTAGCACcattatattagtttttaactGCAAACAATTTAAAAGgaatattttgatatttcttcATTTTATCATACCATTTTTAACAACAcagaaaatacaaataatttgatAGCTAATTTAAATGTGAAAATTCACGAAACAGACTGTGACATAGAAATAttctgctatatatatatatatatatatatatatatatatacttttagtcttattgaaaactaaataaatattgcCTAGTGAATGGCTTATTACATATGGCCATATGGGTTATGACTTATGAGTGAAAGAGTGAGCGAGTGATGAGTGTATATAAAACGACGACACCTCATAACTTCTTCCACTCCATGGCTTTTGTTCCCATATTGCACTCTGCATTATCATCTTCATCTCTCTACTTTCTCACCTCCAATGGTGAACATGAAATTGCACTTCCTCTTCAGCTGTGACTGAGATTATCAAATTCTCATGGATCAACAAAACATCTTCTCTTAATCATCCTCCGTTCACTCTAATATCACTTTTCATTTCATTCTACGTACGTACATAAACACcacttataaataatatatcaatGGAGGAAGAACGTCGAGTTCTCTTCGGAAAGTACGAGATGGGGAGGCTTTTAGGCAAAGGAACGTTCGCGAAGGTCTACTACGGCAAAGAGATCACCAGCGGCGAGAGCGTCGCCATCAAAGTCATCAACAAGGACCACGTACTGAAACGACAAGGCATGATGGAACAAATCAAACGCGAGATCTCCATCATGAAGCTCGTTCGCCACCCAAACATCGTCGAGCTAAAAGAAGTCATGGCCACCAAGACCAAGATCTTCTTCGTCATGGAGTTCGTTAGAGGCGGCGAGCTTTTCGACAAAATCTCCAAAGAAGGCAAGCTCCACGAGGACGCGGCTCGTAGATATTTCCATCAGCTAATCTCAGCCGTTGATTTTTGTCATAGTAGAGGCGTCTCTCATCGCGATTTAAAACCTGAGAATCTCCTCCTCGACGAGAACGGAGATCTGAAGATCTCCGATTTCGGATTATCCTCGCTCCCGGAGCAGATCCTCCACGACGGACTGCTCCACACGCAGTGCGGGACGCCGGCCTACGTGGCGCCGGAGGTGCTCCGGAAGAAGGGGTACGACGGCGCGAAGGCGGATATATGGTCGTGCGGCGTCGTTTTGTACGCGCTTCTCGCCGGATGCTTGCCGTTTCGCGAAGAGAATCTGATGAACATGTACCGGAAGATATTCAGAGCGGACTTCGAGTTCCCGCCGTGGTTTTCGCCGGAGTCGAGGAGGCTCGTCTCCAACCTCCTCGTCGTGGATCCCGATCGGCGGATCTCGGTGGCGGAGATCATGCGAACGCCGTGGCTCAGGGAAAGCTTTAATCCGCCGTTATTAGCTTTCGACGGAGAGGCTCGCGATCGGGAAGAGACGGAGGCGGTTTCGCCGAAGTTCTTCAACGCCTTCGAGTTCATCTCGTCGATGTCGTCGGGGTTCGATCTGTCGAGCTTGTTCCAGAGCGAGAGGAAGGTTCAGTCGGTGTTCACGTCGCGGTCCTCGGCGGCGGAGATTATGGAGAAGATCGAGACGGTTACGAAGGAGATGGACATGAATGTGAAGACGGCGAAGGATTTCAGAGTGAAGATTGAGGGGAAAGCGGAAGGGAGGAAAGGACGGCTGTCGATGACGGCGGAAGTGTTCGAAGTGGCGCCGGAGATGTCAGTGGTGGAGTTCTGCAAATCGGCGGGAGATACTCTTGAGTACAATAGGTTTTACGAAGAAGTTAGGCCTGCGTTAAACGACATCGTTTGGTCATGGCACGGCGATAATACCGCGGTTAATCAAATACCCGATGGTCATGGCACGGTTTAACAAGAGTTTTGGTTTTGAGTGCACCGGTTTACCGGTTAATGTATTGTATTTGTAGCATAAGAACTGTTACATTGAACCTAAATATTGTTTGGTTTGATATAATTAAGCTTTAATGGCtagcatttttaaaattatgaaaaatctatatgaaaatatacagcatgatttattaatatttatagctcaatatattttgaatttttttttttagttagatTCATTGAGATAGACCAGATTGGTTTATTGGGAATTTTGTTACCAACTGGTTTATTGCAGTTAAAATTCCAATGCGATTGGTTTAGTGAACTTAGGGTAGAAAAACTGGCTATATGAGTGAGTTGGTTACCAACACTGCCGCGTGTAGTGTCTCAGAGACGTTGAAAAGATACACCATTTGTTAACCAAATCAAAATCATTGAAGATTATAACTATTAGAGTTAGTGGAGTGGAGAGGACAAAGTCagaacaaaataattttgtttatccGAAGACTTTTCATGAATATTCTACATGTCCAATTTCAGTTTGTCATTAGGCATTATTGTGAAGACGATACATTCTTTAAGACTACTCCATCATTCTACAAGAATCGAAgctaaataaaagaaaagtccTCCAAAAAGTTAAAACGAATACAGACAAGAACAAggattaaaataaacaaaagagtaAGAGATGAGGTTCACCTGTAAATTCAATCCACTGCACGTCCCAATTGAAGAGAGTTGAGGCTTCCTGTAGAAACTAACATTATTCAGACCAATAATCCGAAAGAAGCATCAATCAGTGGCTAACATGAGATTCAAGGACAAGGATTGTGAAAATGACTCCACCATcaaaatgatattattattaaatcaaGAAAATGAACTGTATGTGTAGAGACAACACCAATGAGATCATGACTGCTGCATATCGTGTGTCAATGTGTGTGTGGTAATAGAAATGGAAAATGATAATTTTAGAACAACAAAAGGATAATAT includes the following:
- the LOC103846767 gene encoding CBL-interacting serine/threonine-protein kinase 5; the encoded protein is MEEERRVLFGKYEMGRLLGKGTFAKVYYGKEITSGESVAIKVINKDHVLKRQGMMEQIKREISIMKLVRHPNIVELKEVMATKTKIFFVMEFVRGGELFDKISKEGKLHEDAARRYFHQLISAVDFCHSRGVSHRDLKPENLLLDENGDLKISDFGLSSLPEQILHDGLLHTQCGTPAYVAPEVLRKKGYDGAKADIWSCGVVLYALLAGCLPFREENLMNMYRKIFRADFEFPPWFSPESRRLVSNLLVVDPDRRISVAEIMRTPWLRESFNPPLLAFDGEARDREETEAVSPKFFNAFEFISSMSSGFDLSSLFQSERKVQSVFTSRSSAAEIMEKIETVTKEMDMNVKTAKDFRVKIEGKAEGRKGRLSMTAEVFEVAPEMSVVEFCKSAGDTLEYNRFYEEVRPALNDIVWSWHGDNTAVNQIPDGHGTV